The Cryptococcus neoformans var. neoformans B-3501A chromosome 7, whole genome shotgun sequence genome window below encodes:
- a CDS encoding hypothetical protein (Match to ESTs gb|CF186717.1|CF186717, gb|CF186216.1|CF186216, gb|CF187587.1|CF187587) produces MPPGEQPKRRLSTTSSRQPTTIQDIFIGVGLQLAPQPDISEGQEDPGRDLEYSAVIHDGTGIIDSETFHTTFHTYGKDEDGLAAEMKRVARDMLYLLRAIQTNRQVNVKMIAVAEPVPDELRAKNGVEFFPTLWLHMDAIPFITTPSTSIFTKLPAPSTIASGTAAVSAAVKHLHPATHSATTADVAPKDHHVQVDCDGQIRLCSILQYQQSSSEALWARFTALSRLLNANKVSIAFFSATPQGGGVALMRHALIRLWRMVGLPVKWFVPEGHPTVFNITKTKFHNVLQGVSPKDVEIGETDKTWFELWTEQNYESFWSNGALDASIIVIDDPQLTALIPIIKKKRPDAKIIFRSHIQIQSDLTDDPSTVQYRTWNYLFNFIKDVDLFLAHPVKFFVPKNVHENLPVLYMAPSTDPLDGLNKMYGRASVRYYRQYFNQLSQAQCGVKIDWDRGYVCQIARFDPSKGIDVLLKAYLEFRQKLEESENPPLDNGPQLIIMGHGSIDDPDGSWVYEKIHDTLNSPGYELIHGDVAVVRAPPSDALLGCILQGAWVATQLSTREGFEVKVTEAINKRVPIIASDAGGIPLQVKEGKNGWIVPAGDAAAVSEILYKIHKGELSVHRGLSVEKELDGKSDPNSVAQEWVGNFDEAYRKVHDDDGATSEDFWTVGNATRWMLLFAKLLDLKIDQTGEVSEQDVNVLKELEKEKLPSKGEAGGNVWHMLMGDDMLQGEGALI; encoded by the exons ATGCCCCCAGGAGAGCAACCCAAGCGACGTCTTTCGACCACCTCAAGCAGGCAGCCTACCACCATCCAAGACATCTTCATCGGTGTCGGCCTCCAACTTGCGCCCCAGCCTGATATTTCCGAGGGACAAGAGGATCCTGGTAGGGATCTCGAATACAGTGCGGTCATCCACGACGGTACCGGTATCATTGATAGCGAGACGTTCCATACGACCTTTCACACGTATggcaaggatgaagatggccTTGCGGCGGAAATGAAAAGGGTCGCGAGGGATATGCTCTATTTGTTGAGAGCTATTCAAACTAACCGGCAGGTCAAC GTCAAGATGATCGCCGTCGCCGAACCTGTTCCTGACGAGCTTCGAGCCAAGAATGGAGTTGAATTCTTCCCTACTCTGTGGCTTCATATGGATGCTATACC ATTCATCACCACTCCCTCTacttccatcttcaccaaGCTTCCGGCTCCATCTACTATTGCCAGCGGGACAGCCGCCGTTTCTGCAGCTGTCAAACACCTCCATCCG GCTACTCACTCTGCAACAACTGCTGATGTCGCCCCGAAGGACCACCATGTCCAAGTCGACTGCGATGGCCAAATTCGACTTTGCAGTATCTTGCAATACCAGCAAAGCTCTAGTGAGGCC CTCTGGGCGAGATTCACGGCCCTCTCAAGGCTCTTGAACGCGAACAAAGTTTCCATCGCATTTTTCTCAGCCACTCCCCAAGGTGGAGGTGTCGCCCTCATGCGGCACGCCCTCATCAGACTCTGGCGAATGGTCGGCCTCCCTGTCAAATGGTTCGTCCCCGAAGGCCATCCTACGGTGTTTAATATCACCAAGACCAAGTTCCATAACGTCCTTCAGGGTGTTTCGCCCAAAGACGTGGAGATCGGCGAGACGGATAAGACCTGGTTTGAGCTTTGGACTGAGCAGAACT ATGAGAGTTTTTGGAGCAATGGAGCTCTTGATGCTAGCATAATCGTGATCGACGATCCACAAC TGACTGCTCTCATCCCAatcatcaagaagaaacgACCAGATGCCAAAATCATCTTCCGTTCTCACATCCAAA TCCAATCAGATCTTACAGACGATCCCTCTACCGTTCAGTACAGGACTTGGAATTATCTCTTCAACTTTATCAAAGATGTTGACCTTTTCCTCGCT CACCCCGTGAAATTCTTTGTCCCCAAGAATGTCCATGAAAACCTTCCCGTCCTGTACATGGCCCCTTCCACTGACCCTCTCGATGGATTGAACAAGATGTATGGCCGCGCTTCGGTCAGGTACTACCGTCAGTACTTTAACCAGCTCTCCCAGGCTCAATGTGGAGTCAAGATTGATTGGGATAGAGGTTACGTCTGCCAGATTGCGAGATTTGACCCCTCCAAGG GTATCGATGTTCTCCTGAAAGCATATCTCGAGTTCCGACAGAAACTCGAAGAGTCCGAGAACCCACCACTTGACAATGGTCCGCAGCTTATCATCATGGGCCATGGAAGTATTGATGATCCTGATGGCAGTTGGGTATACGAAAAGATCCATGACACCCTTAATTCGCCAGGGTATGAACTCATCCATGGCGATGTGGCTGTTGTCAGagctcctccttctgatGCGCTCCTGGGTTGTATTCTTCAAGGTGCCTGGGTCGCCACCCAGCTTTCTACCCG AGAAGGATTCGAAGTCAAAGTCACTGAAGCTATCAACAAGCGAGTGCCCATCATCGCCTCTGACGCGGGCGGTATTCCGCTCCAAgtcaaggaagggaaaaacGGCTGGATCGTCCCTGCGGGTGATGCAGCAGCTGTTTCTGAAATATTGTACAAGATCCATAAGGGCGAACTGAGCGTTCACCGAGGTTTGTCTGTGGAGAAAGAATTGGATGGGAAAAGTGACCCCAACAGTGTCGCTCAAGAATGG GTCGGCAACTTTGACGAAGCGTACCGTAAAGTTCATGATGACGACGGTGCCACTTCGGAAGACTTCTGGACAGTTGGTAACGCCACTCGATGGATGTTACTCTTCGCCAAGCTCCTTGATCTCAAGATCGACCAAACCGGCGAGGTCAGTGAGCAGGATGTAAACGTTTTGAAGGAgctcgagaaggagaagttgCCCAGTAAGGGAGAAGCGGGCGGAAACGTGTGGCACATGTTAATGGGAGACGACATGTTGCAGGGTGAGGGCGCATTGATCTAA
- a CDS encoding hypothetical protein (HMMPfam hit to Zn_clus, Fungal Zn(2)-Cys(6) binuclear cluster domain, score: 48.7, E(): 1.6e-11) translates to MADPSVPSSTGSNSGADDLKPINKRKTTSRTRNGCLVCRSRRVKCDLEKPECRRCVNYGAECVYPPKKRFDPQAIEDRLRKRHVHSDPSPPAHRHSQTISGEGFPTEPTVSTFSAHLTPVPPSPGHGVTPTSYASGVCSPSLRSLGRTPLTQVKRMDPMELLMALCRDTRMGQFFLGPVDPPEFLRDTFPDEDELRCFHHCFTYTLSTMVVNEEVNPWVDLIIPLFLCPTGEAPLSVAALRLGTLATGAVHLASLEEKGGAPNTNGHTRNLGFKYREKGVKYLRAARDIEEEVTSDVFLAACMMMSNADLLGANQFWREVLRLARASIHLRGGCERALFGNPKEGIYIQPTALRVCLVEHLVLLEVMSCMTTGQPCVVLDEGTGWWEKLERKDPVLPDTIESYAGIHRSEMPLMVRVNNLLWEHLQYFKYLSPTLDTQSAWIADVNQRTANICKDLDVWYEQVVPVIRHKRTQDGSVALWHGLQILVKKELLGKARGDAEVQKHAMDTLAICEQVGPKVEGMSWPLLIASSVLIEPFHRQRAREIIRSFTCQTAYETAVVEEVIEECWRRIDDGMDDEGCSWREILVEMGCAVMLG, encoded by the exons ATGGCAGATCCGTCTGTGCCAAGCTCAACCGGATCGAACTCCGGAGCGGATGATCTAAAGCCTATCAATAAACGCAAAACTACTTCAAG AACAAGGAATGGATGTCTTGTATGTCGAAGTAGGAGAGTG AAATGCGACCTGG AAAAGCCAGAATGTAGAAGATGCGTCAATTACGGCGCGGAG TGTGTATATCCCCCAAAGAAACGGTTTGACCCCCAAGCCATCGAAGATCGCCTCCGCAAAAGACATGTGCACAGTGATCCCTCCCCTCCGGCCCATCGGCATTCACAAACCATCAGCGGCGAAGGTTTCCCCACTGAGCCCACTGTTTCTACATTCTCGGCTCACCTCACCCCCGTCCCACCTAGCCCTGGACACGGGGTGACGCCGACATCGTATGCTTCCGGCGTTTGTAGTCCCTCACTCAGATCATTGGGTCGAACACCGTTAACGCAAGTAAAGCGGATGGATCCTATGGAGCTTTTGATGGCACTATGTCGAGATACAAGGATGGGACAATTCTTCTTAGGCCCAGTAGATCCCCCGGAGTTCCTGAGGGATACTTTTCCggacgaagatgagcttCGCTGT TTCCACCATTGCTTTACGTATACCCTATCGACCATGGTTGTCAACGAGGAAGTCAACCCCTGGGTAGACCTCATCATCCCGCTGTTTCTGTGTCCAACTGGCGAAGCGCCTTTAAGTGTTGCAGCGCTCAGACTGGGGACTTTGGCCACAGGGGCCGTTCATTTGGCGTC acttgaagaaaagggggGTGCTCCTAATACCAACGGTCATACTCGCAATTTAGGATTCAAATACAGAGAAAAGGGAGTAAAATATCTGCGAGCAGCCAGGGatatagaagaagaagtgacgTCGGATGTGTTTCTAGCGGCctgcatgatgatgagcaatGCGGAT CTCCTTGGAGCGAACCAGTTCTGGAGAGAAGTCTTGCGCCTAGCTCGAGCTTCAATCCACCTAAGAGGAGGCTGTGAGCGGGCTTTGTTTGGCAACCCAAAGGAAGGGATCTACATTCAACCAACAGCGCTGAGAGTGTGTCTGGTGGAGCATCTGGTCCTTCTCGAAGTGATGT CTTGCATGACGACGGGGCAGCCATGTGTTGTACTTGACGAAGGGACAGGATGGTGGGAAAAACTAGAAAGGAAAGACCCAGTCCTCCCAGAT ACTATTGAATCTTACGCCGGCATTCATCGCAGTGAAATGCCTCTCATGGTACGCGTCAACAACCTTCTCTGGGAACACTTGCAATACTTCAAATACCTAAGCCCTACGCTCGACACACAATCAGCATGGATCGCCGACGTCAATCAGCGTACAGCGAATATATGTAAGGATCTTGATGTGTGGTATGAGCAAGTTGTCCCTGTAATACGACACAAGAGGACACAAGATGGGTCCGTAGCTCTATGGCACGGGCTACAAATTTTGGTCAAGAAAGAGTTATTGGGCAAAGCGCGAGGAGATGCGGAGGTACAGAAGCATGCTATGGATACGCTGGCCATCTGTGAGCAAGTGGGACCAAAGGTAGAGGGTATGAGCTGG CCACTTCTCATTGCTAGCAGTGTCCTCATTGAGCCTTTTCACCGCCAACGCGCTAGGGAAATCATTAGATCCTTTACTTGTCAGACAGCGTACGAGACCGCTGtggttgaagaagtgatAGAGGagtgttggagaaggatagatgatgggatggatgatgaaggttgTTCGTGGAGAGAGATATTAGTGGAAATGGGGTGTGCCGTAATGCTTGGATAG
- a CDS encoding hypothetical protein (HMMPfam hit to Fork_head, Fork head domain, score: 106.7, E(): 5.6e-29) gives MPGALTKSYGNPSPTRTSPQKTSSSRFYPTPASMSPNTTSSSSTLNYPPSFDPHHTSSRYPLTTHFAPYSPYRPGEYGRSERGLASERTRIERKLFADGQEEDGEVRRGRGSSPLAPAFEAKMVLRNGASIDLISWLRTNFHHVPPPHTPLVPSMPLNGIRHLILERFPRAPEAQEIHKAVLAAFPHSQWDYPPPESSEPPTIRGLIWHGKDIVNDDELDDRPRSAPKDVAAHTRSRLSGDIITTANSNSTSKGKQPSRSPTLSTLVSPISSSKRHLPDTPARSVLEEFAEIATLAEKTPVSRTKSLPGEPLAASPEQEVAHLSHNPFEQSMLLRGRGKRRASQSPERGHRRRASTPDKLHGLLAAAEAVEGSPITSVLGHKRRRTIGGPAPAREIMSFPRRAMSSRGTMSPPPTRGLAILPHVEENIDYLVPLNDTASAGSRISEEDAASNALPSIAGASTARRAPTSSSTASQSSAISHHLVSAPIAGSSGSMHSYPHDHIRGHGHSLSHSHSHPHAHHHSSSQTQQFSPNLPRVHAPRTGGGGRKVNELPTEGERPGYDCKPPYPYHEMIRHAIENAPDRKLQLNQIYASIAERFPFFKTLDEKKTAGWQNSIRHNLSLKKMFVRVNKVDGVPDDSGGKGGWWTVIPGVPDEGRPGRKAKARKAKLEKEAASKEAGSRVGKENDARGLGMGGRMGMGMGNVLPPPDGHAQLPPGVAPISSGAGSELGQNYARSNGNGHSHGHGHGQGLGSGQGQGQGALHEKWVEGNRGQEGSVDELEDDELYGQP, from the exons ATGCCTGGAGCTTTGACTAAGTCATACGGTAACCCCTCTCCAACACGTACATCCCCTCAaaaaacatcatcatcccgCTTCTACCCCACTCCTGCCTCCATGTCGCCAAACACCACTTCTAGCTCCTCCACCCTCAACTACCCTCCCTCTTTTGACCCTCACCACACCTCTTCCCGATATCCGTTGACAACTCATTTTGCCCCTTATTCCCCCTACCGACCTGGCGAATATGGTCGGTCTGAACGGGGTTTGGCAAGTGAGAGGACGAGAATCGAGAGGAAATTGTTTGCGGATgggcaagaggaagatggggaggtaagaagaggtagaggaagcTCGCCTTTGGCGCCGGCATTCGAAGCAAAGATGGTTTTGCGAAACGGTGCAAGCATTGATTTGATCTCTTG GCTCCGAACAAACTTCCATCATGTCCCGCCGCCGCACACACCTCTAGTTCCGTCCATGCCGCTTAATGGCATCCGTCACCTCATCCTTGAACGTTTTCCCCGCGCGCCTGAAGCCCAAGAGATCCACAAGGCCGTCCTCGCCGCTTTCCCCCATTCTCAGTGGGACTATCCCCCTCCTGAATCGTCTGAGCCTCCTACCATCCGAGGTCTTATCTGGCACGGGAAAGATATCGTTAACGATGATGAACTCGATGATAGACCCCGCTCGGCGCCCAAGGATGTTGCAGCGCATACCCGCAGTAGACTATCGGGAGATATCATTACGACCGCAAACTCAAACTCGACATCGAAAGGAAAACAGCCGTCAAGGAGCCCGACGCTATCTACGCTTGTTTCACCCATCTCTAGCTCCAAACGACACTTGCCAGATACCCCTGCACGTTCAGTGTTGGAAGAATTTGCAGAGATTGCCACATTGGCGGAGAAGACACCTGTTAGCCGTACGAAATCCTTACCCGGAGAACCGCTCGCAGCATCCCCGGAGCAAGAAGTAGCGCATCTTTCCCATAACCCGTTTGAGCAAAGTATGCTTCTCAGAGGCCGAGGAAAACGGCGAGCAAGCCAATCGCCTGAGCGAGGACATCGTAGACGCGCAAGTACACCAGACAAGCTTCACGGCTTGTTGGCAGCTGCCGAAGCAGTGGAAGGATCACCCATCACTTCTGTTCTCGGCCACAAACGTCGAAGGACTATCGGCGGCCCCGCACCGGCAAGGGAGATCATGTCTTTTCCTCGACGGGCAATGTCTTCTCGGGGAACCATGTcacctcctcccactcGCGGACTGGCGATACTACCCCACGTCGAAGAGAATATCGATTATCTCGTCCCGTTAAACGATACTGCCTCTGCCGGTTCAAGGATctcggaggaagatgcaGCTTCAAATGCGTTACCTTCAATTGCGGGTGCGTCTACAGCGAGAAGGGCACCGACGTCGTCTTCGACGGCATCGCAATCATCTGCGATTTCGCACCATCTTGTGTCTGCGCCGATTGCGGGGTCTTCTGGGTCTATGCACTCTTACCCACACGACCACATCCGTGGTCACGGCCActccctttcccattctcACTCGCATCCCCACGCCCATCACCATTCCTCATCCCAAACCCAACAGTTTTCGCCTAACCTCCCTCGCGTACACGCTCCCCGAACaggcggcggcggccgTAAAGTCAATGAACTCCCTACTGAAGGCGAACGACCCGGATACGACTGCAAGCCGCCCTATCCGTACCATGAAATGATTCGGCATGCGATTGAGAATGCGCCTGATAGGAAGCTACAGTTGAATCAAATTTATGCAAGTATCGCGGAAAGGTTTCCGTTTTTCAAGACgttggatgagaagaagacggctGGGTGGCAGAATTCGATTAGGCATAATCTTAGTTTGAA GAAAATGTTTGTAAGAGTTAACAAAGTCGATGGAGTACCAGATGACTCGGGCGGTAAAGGCGGTTGGTGGACAGTCATACCTGGTGTACCAGACGAAGGCCGACCGGGACGAAAAGCTAAAGCGCGCAAAGCCAaattggagaaggaagcagcATCAAAGGAAGCAGGCTCGCGtgtggggaaggagaacgaTGCCAGGGGCTTGGGTATGGGtggaaggatggggatgggaatgggaaatgTTTTGCCGCCGCCGGATGGACATGCGCAACTACCGCCGGGTGTGGCCCCTATAAGCTCTGGAGCAGGTAGCGAGCTAGGTCAGAATTACGCACGCAGTAACGGTAATGGTCATAGTCATGGTCATGGTCATGGGCAAGGACTAGGGTCCGGACAAGGGCAGGGACAGGGGGCGTTGCATGAGAAATGGGTAGAAGGGAATCGGGGACAAGAGGGCTCGGTTGATGAACtagaggatgatgagcttTACGGCCAGCCATGA